A single genomic interval of Myxocyprinus asiaticus isolate MX2 ecotype Aquarium Trade chromosome 19, UBuf_Myxa_2, whole genome shotgun sequence harbors:
- the vta1 gene encoding vacuolar protein sorting-associated protein VTA1 homolog isoform X1 produces MAVPPQLKAIQHLLRTAQEHDKRDPVIAYYCRLHAMQTGMKLDSKTPECRKFLVKLMDQLEMMKKELSDNESISQEVVGNAHVENYAVKMFLYADNEDRSGRFHKNMIKSFYTASLLFDVLSVFGELSEENIQQRKYAKWKAAYIHNCLKNGETPQAGPIGMDEEAYDDEFGAEGGGPSIAPQGPPQFQPSFHGHPTNQPPTSSFSNILIPPGSHAPANTPAEIPPPEVQPVKPVPVPRTMPAVDPSLLNNTQEGDVRLTPEDFTRAQKYCKYAGSALQYEDVATAVQNLQKALKLLTTGKE; encoded by the exons GTCGACTTCATGCCATGCAGACAGGAATGAAGCTAGATAGCAAAACTCCAGAGTGTCGAAAGTTTCTTGTGAAACTAATGGATCAATTGGAAATG ATGAAGAAGGAGCTCAGTGACAACGAATCCATCTCCCAAGAAGTAGTTGGCAATGCCCATGTTGAGAATTACGCTGTGAAAATGTTCCTCTATGCAGACAATGAAGATCGATCAGGACGTTTCCACAA GAATATGATCAAGTCCTTCTACACTGCAAGTCTCCTGTTTGATGTGTTGAGTGTCTTTGGTGAATTATCCGAAGAG AATATCCAGCAAAGGAAATATGCAAAGTGGAAGGCAGCTTACATCCACAACTGCCTGAAGAATGGTGAGACTCCACAGGCTGGTCCGATTGGAATGGACGAGGAAGCCTATG ATGATGAATTTGGTGCTGAGGGTGGTGGTCCTTCAATAGCTCCTCAGGGTCCACCCCAATTCCAGCCCTCTTTCCACGGCCATCCAACAAACCAACCCCCAACGTCCAGTTTCAGTAACATTCTGATACCTCCAGGGTCACATGCCCCAGCCAATACACCTGCAGAGATTCCACCTCCAGAAG TGCAGCCCGTCAAACCAGTGCCTGTTCCACGTACCATGCCAGCGGTCGACCCTTCACTATTAAACAATACCCAAGAAG GTGATGTGCGGCTTACACCAGAGGACTTTACTCGGGCTCAGAAATACTGTAAATACGCAGGCAGTGCACTGCAGTATGAGGATGTGGCCACTGCCGTCCAGAATCTGCAGAAGGCCCTCAAGCTACTAACCACTGGCAAAGAATGA